AGCTGGATGCCGGTCATCGGGACGAGGCCGAGGACGTAGCTCATGTTGTAGAAGGCCTGGACCGTGATGCCGACGGTGACGGTCGCCGCGAGCATCCGCAGGTAGGGGTCGGACTGGGCGAGGGCCACGCGGATGCCGAACCACGTCAGCCCGGCGAAGAGGAGGACGACGAGCAGCGCGCCGAGCCACCCGAGTTCCTCGCCGAGCACCGCGAAGATGAAGTCGTTCTTCGCCTCGGGGAGGTAGAACCACTTCGCCCGGGACTGGCCGAGGCCCTGGCCGAACATCGACCCGTCGGACAGGGAGAGGATGCCCTGCCGGCTCTGGTAGGCGGCGCCCTGCGTCGTCCCCTCGTGGAAGTTCAGGGTGAGCGTCTCCCTCCAGGTCTCGATGCGCTTGCCGCGGTAGGAGGCGAGGCCGATGACGGCCGCGCCGAGCACCGCGATCCCGCCGACGACGACGCCGAGGAGCCGGCGGTCGACGCCGCCGAAGTAGTAGATCGCGACGACGACGACGGAGATCGCCATCATCATGCCGAGGTCGCCCTGGATGACGCACAGCGCGAAGACCGCGCCGGCGGCGAGGGTGAACGGCCCGAAGGACCGCGCGTTCGGCGTCGCGCGGACCCGGCGGGTGACCTCGTTGGAGCCCCAGACGGCGAGGCCGATCTTCGCGATCTCCGAGGGCTGGATGCCGACGGGGCCGATGCGGATCCAGGCGTTGGTGCCGACCTCCTCGCCGCCGACGCCGACGCCCGGGATGAGCACGGCGACGAGCAGCACGAAGGACAGCACCATGAGCCACGGGCCGAGCCGGCGGAAGAACGACGGGCGGACGCGCATGGCCGCCCACATGCCGACGAGGCCGACGACGACGAGCCGGCCCTGCTTGATGAACTCCTGCCACACGCCGGCCCCGCCCTCGAGCGAGGTGACCATGGACGAGGACAGCACCATCGTCAGGCCGACGGCGGTGAGGACGAGGGTGATCCCGAGCAGGACCTTGTAGTCGGTCTGCGGGGTGTCGATGAGGCGGCCGAGTTTCCGGGCGAGCCCGCGCCACGGCGACGGGTCGGCGTCGGGGCGGCGGGGCTGGTCGGGGCGGCCGGGTCGGGCCGGGGTCGCGGTGGTCACTGGTCCCGCTCCTCTCGTGTGCTGCAGGCGTACCTCGCGAAGAGGTCACCGCGGTGGGACATGCCGTCGAACATGTCGAGGGAGGCGGCCGCGGGTGCCAGCACCACCGTATCCCCCGGGCGGGCGAGAGTCCTGGCGGCGCGCACGGCGTGCCCCATGACGGTCGCGGGGTCGGTCCCGTCGACGACGGTGACGGGGACCGACGGCGCGTGCCGGGCGAGCGCCCGGGCGATGACCGCGCGGTCGGCGCCGAGGAGGACGGCCCCGCGGAGCCGGGGGGCGACGTCGCGGACGAGGTCGTCGACGTCGGCCCCCTTGAGCTGGCCCCCGGCGACCCAGACCGCGCCGTCGAGCCCGGCGAGCGCGGCGTGGGCGGCGTGCGGGTTCGTCGCCTTGGAGTTGTCGATCCAGCGGATCTCCCCGACCCCGTCCGGGCCGGGCTCCCGGTGGACGACCTGGCCCCGGTGGGGGGCGACGGTGAAGGACCCGAGGGCCCGGGCGACGGCCCCGGGGGTGACCCCGACGGCCCGGGCGAGGCTCGCGGCGGCCGCGGCGTCGGCGACCCCGGCGGGCCCGGGCGGGGAGATGCCGTCGGCGGGGGCGAGGTCGACGGTCTCCCCCCGGTCCGGCCCGTCGGTCTCGACGAGGCGGCCGTCGCGGACGCCGACGACCGGGCCGGTGGTCCCGAGGGCCCGGGCCGCCGCCCGCGGGTCGCCGACGGTGAACGCCCGGCGCCGGCCGGTGACGACGGGCTCGGCGGCGACGAGCACGGCCGGGTCGTCGGCGGCGAGGACCGCGACCGCGCCGGTCAAGCAGGTGGCCTTGTCCGCGGCGTAGGCCGTCATGTCCCCGTGCCAGTCGAGGTGGTCCTCGGCGAGGTTGAGGACGCACCCGACGTCGGGGTGGAGGTCCCGGGACCAGTGCAGCTGGAAGCTGGAGGCCTCGACGACGAGGACGTCGGTGCGGACGCCCGTGCGTTCGTCGGCGAGGAGCTGCTCGGCGGGCGAGGCCCCGATGTTGCCCACCGCCGCCGCGGACCGGCCGTCGGCGCGGAGGATCGCGGCGGTCATGGCGGTCGTCGTCGTCTTCCCGTTGGTCCCGGTGAGGACGATCCACGTGCGGGAGGGGCCGACGAGACCCGCGGCGTCGGCCGACCGGGCGACGTCGAGGTCACCGACGACCGGCACCCCGGCCTCCGCGGCGGCGCGCGGCAGCGGCGAGCCGGGCCGCCACCCGGGGGACATGACGACGAGGTCGACGGCCGGCAGCGGGTCGTCCCCCGCCGGCGGGTGCCCGGTGGCGAGCAGGTCGCAGGCGTCGGTGACCCCGAGCCGCCGGCCACCGCACTCGGCCGCGAGCCGGGCGCTGCGGTCGGCGTCGTCGTCGGCGACGGTGACCCGCGCCCCGAGGTGGGCGAGCAGGCGGGCGGCCCCGCGGCCGGCGACCCCGGCTCCGGCGACGAGGACGTGACCGCCGGTCATGGCGGTGACGGTGGGGTTCACGGTGGGCCTCCCGGGGGTCGTGGGCTGGTCAGGAACTGGTCAGGGGCTGGTCAGGGGCTGGTGCGGACGGGACGGGTCAGAGCTGCACCGAGCTCAGCCACTCGCCGTAGAACAGGGCGATGCCGAGCATCGCGGCCATCGAGGCCATGAGCCAGAAGCGGATCGTGACCGTGGTCTCGGCCCAGCCGCCGTTCTCGAAGTGGTGGTGGATCGGGGCCATGCGGAAGAACCGCTTCCCCGTCGACTTGAAGACGAGGACCTGGATGACGACGCTCGCGGCCTCGACGACGAACAGCGCGCCGACGACGACCATGAGCAGTTCCGTCCGCGAGGTCACCGACAGGCCCGCGACGAGCCCGCCGAGGGCGAGGGAGCCGGTGTCCCCCATGAAGATCTTCGCGGGGGCGGCGTTCCACCACAGGAACCCGAGGCACGCGCCGAGGCCCGCCGCCGCGAGCACCGCGAGGTCGAGCGGGTCACGCACCGAGTAGCACCCGGCCGTCGCCCCGGCGGCGCAGGAGTTGCGGAACTGCCAGAAGGTCACGAGGACGTACGTGATCATGACGATGCCGGTCACGCCGGCGGCGAGCCCGTCGAGGCCGTCGGTGAGGTTGACGGCGTTCGACCACGCCGAGATCACGAGGTAGATGAAGACGAGGAAGAGGACGACGCCGATGACGGCGGGTCCGATCGAGATGTCGAAGGTGTTGATGTCCCGGAGGAAGGACAGCTTCGTCGAGGCGGGCGTGAGGCCCCGCCCGTCCGGGAACTGGAGGACGAGGATCCCGAACACGACGGCCGTGGCCAGCTGCCCGGTGAGCTTCGCCTTGGCGTTGAGCCCGAGGTTGCGGCCCTTGACGAGCTTGATGTAGTCGTCGGCGAACCCGAGGCCGCCGAGCGCGAGGGTGAGCAGGAGGACGAGCCACCCGCTCGCGCCCGG
The sequence above is drawn from the Corynebacterium bovis DSM 20582 = CIP 54.80 genome and encodes:
- a CDS encoding FtsW/RodA/SpoVE family cell cycle protein, producing the protein MTTATPARPGRPDQPRRPDADPSPWRGLARKLGRLIDTPQTDYKVLLGITLVLTAVGLTMVLSSSMVTSLEGGAGVWQEFIKQGRLVVVGLVGMWAAMRVRPSFFRRLGPWLMVLSFVLLVAVLIPGVGVGGEEVGTNAWIRIGPVGIQPSEIAKIGLAVWGSNEVTRRVRATPNARSFGPFTLAAGAVFALCVIQGDLGMMMAISVVVVAIYYFGGVDRRLLGVVVGGIAVLGAAVIGLASYRGKRIETWRETLTLNFHEGTTQGAAYQSRQGILSLSDGSMFGQGLGQSRAKWFYLPEAKNDFIFAVLGEELGWLGALLVVLLFAGLTWFGIRVALAQSDPYLRMLAATVTVGITVQAFYNMSYVLGLVPMTGIQLPLISAGGTSAVITLSSLGILLNCARHEPATISSMQHEGRPLIDRLFLLPEPRPAEPGRERRERTRARPAQYGEPVTRRRTTQPPAAGRATPPRRTPPRTPPRPTTRRPGRP
- the mraY gene encoding phospho-N-acetylmuramoyl-pentapeptide-transferase is translated as MMQIIIAAGVAFLVSILLTPVLIRRFSAEGLGQEIREDGPKSHLRKRGTPTMGGIAILAGIVAGFLVAGLFGALTGAGPGASGWLVLLLTLALGGLGFADDYIKLVKGRNLGLNAKAKLTGQLATAVVFGILVLQFPDGRGLTPASTKLSFLRDINTFDISIGPAVIGVVLFLVFIYLVISAWSNAVNLTDGLDGLAAGVTGIVMITYVLVTFWQFRNSCAAGATAGCYSVRDPLDLAVLAAAGLGACLGFLWWNAAPAKIFMGDTGSLALGGLVAGLSVTSRTELLMVVVGALFVVEAASVVIQVLVFKSTGKRFFRMAPIHHHFENGGWAETTVTIRFWLMASMAAMLGIALFYGEWLSSVQL